The nucleotide sequence taaataaataaaatgggaccTGTTTCTATACAGGTTAGAAGGATTTTAGGTCAAGAGTTTGGACTCTAGGTACAAAGTACTCTACATGCAGATTGGTGTACTGCCTTAAGCCCAAGGAATCTTAAGGTGTATCAGTCAAACTATTGAAAAAGGAAGCAAGGCCAGAGCTAGTACCACTCATCCACAAGAGTTAGAGGGAAGTTACCGGTAATCCTTTGTGACTGTGACTACCCAGTAGAAGGTGGTGGCTGGAATGAAATCCTATTCTAAATTCTAATGAACTGGGGGATGAATGAGTGGTCCTAGATTCACAGCTGCAGAGAGAGAGTAAACTGAACACTCGTCTGCTAAATATTTAAAACTAAAAGGAGTTGTTCACTATGCACGTGGGTGCCGGCGCACATAGGCTGTTTTAGcacagccaccactggaaagTCCTGTTGTGTACAGGACATCAGAACCCAGATCTTCAAGAATTTCTATGCAGAAGAGCTTTGATATGCACCTATCACtcccccatttatttcaatgtaaaGAGCAGGGCCATACATATGGGAATCCTCACACACAAAAGATACCCAGAATGTACATAAATGTCTGGATCGCAGTGCACAGAGCCTAAAAGCACTTCAGAACTTAAGAAAGGATCCATCTCTGCATAGACAAGggggcagaacattttttaagggAACATCATTTAGCACTAACCTCTGACGTCCTCCAGAGCCCCTTGATCCAAAGGATATGTGATATGGAACCCGGTGTGTGTCTGGGGAGATTCCCACTCGCTGGCAGCCAGCCCATTCTGCAcataaaggggggggagaaacaagTGATGAGGTAGTAAGAGATATCTGCCTCTAAAGGAAAGCAGAAATGCTCTTAGAATCCCTCGACAGCAATTGCAACCTCTGTAGTAGCATGTTTTATCATTCATAGGGCACAAAGTCCCAGTATTTTAAAATCCTTCTCTTCTTTAACTCCTTTTAGGGTTAAAGTTATTACcctgttttgaatgtatttgCTTGCAACAAGCATGTTTGCCACACAAAAGGTGGAGCTGTCCAGATTTGCCTTAAGGTTCAACAATCTACACAGCATACTGCCCACGCTAAATAGTCTAAGAAGTGCCTATTAAGACCTTAGCATCTATTCTCTGAATGGCAAGTatccagatttggggggggggaagagagaggagagttcTAAAATCCCATTTAACCACCTTTCACTTCCTTTTTCCCTTGAGCAGCAGTGTGGTGCCATTACCTGTGATGTCATAAACTTTTCCATCCATCATGGCAAAATATGTGATCTTCAGCCCTAGCATGCTGGATTCAGCCCAGAAGTCACCCTCCTCAGCCGCATGAAGCTTACTACATTCTGCACAGTAGCGGGCATTCAATGCGTCACGATCCATCTCAAACCGCCTGCAGCAGCAAAGAATTGATCAAAGCCCAGACAGCAGAGATGTGCATGTTTGATGTACTAGAATTTGACTTAACTCTATCCTCACCATGCAAGTTTCCTTCATTCCAAAGGAGACTGGTAGATTCTTCATCCAAAAATGGATTACACAAAAGTAAATGCTATGCTCAAAACAAGTTACAGTCATTTGTATATCATCTCAGGTAATGGGTTGGAGGAccgaaaggaaaggaaaaacatgGAGATTGGGGTCATACAGCCAGCAGAATTAGTACCCGTATAAGAGGGAGTGGTACATACTAGAGCCTCACCTCTCCAAACTGCTGGAAACCCTGCCCAGCTGCTTTTTTGTGTGTCTTAGCTTCTCCAGCTACTGCCCACATTTCCAAACTATTCCATGCATGCTTAGAAGCATTTTTCTTAAATAAAGAGAGTGAAGGCTCAATTCTCAGGATACCAACTTTAAACCACATACCAGATTTTGTGTTCAGATAGTGAAGCTACAACAGCATGAAATACACCAAGCTCTGGCTAGAAGAGTTTAAAGAGCGGATGACAAACAACTGGCTTGGACTTCCCAGAAAGAGAGGCATCCCACCCACCAAGTGCCAAGAGAActcttgggaggggggaggagagagagaaagagctctGTCCTCTGGTGCCATCCTCATAAGAGCACATGACACAAAATCAGGGCTTGGATGCAGCCTTTCtgccacatagctttgttttgaaacAATGCCCAGCAAGAGTTGGGATGCTGCACATTCTAGAAAAACAGACATGCTCATGCTATTACTTCTTCCAGCCTGGCATAATGGTGGCAACCACTGAGGAGCTAATGGCAGCTGACCACTTACTTGTGCTTCCCCTGGCACTTGTTACACATCATTGTGTTCATGGCTTCTTTTAGGTCATCCTGAAGTTTGGAGAGGAACTCGTTCATTGATTTGGTCAGCTCTGTTTCTGCCATCCGCTTGCTGAAAATAAAAAACAAGGGAAATCATAAGCCAGTAATGCCAATACAAGAAAGCAGCCTGGAAAGTGCCAGACAAAGGCTATAATACTCTACCCAAACGCTCGaaatcaatagaacttacttccaaataaccACAACTAGGATAAGGCTGTAacaaataaatgccatatactgAAGCAATACCAGCCCCACCTACTCTGTTTCCTGTACTGTGCATCTATTTACCCTGGTGAAttcaaaggtcctcctcccatGTTCTGCTAACTCCATACCTGGAACCTTCAATTATGTAGATAGCATGGTCATTCTGCTTTCTCATATTGGAAAATCTACCAGTATTTTAAACTCAGTCACAAGTGGGAACACTTCCTTGTCATGGCAAGGCAATTGAATTCATTGCCTGACATATGGGGAACTTGATTCGAGCTCAGTATAGTGTACCCAGTGGGCAAAATGTTACCTGAGCCATTTTCAGATACTCCCTAACACAACAAACACATGATGATTATTTCAGCCTTGCTTTTGATACAACTCCATGTAATAGTGTATATATTGTTCTCTGTATCCAATTTCTCATGTGATGACAGGAATGGCTGTGAGTTTTATTTAAATCCTGCTGCTATTCCTGAGAGACTCTGAAGATCCAGGTTCAACTCGATGAAACCATGCCACTCAACATCCTCCAATAAAACATACTAGGCTCTGGAGGACTCTACAGTGGACCAATAAGGACAACTGCCCAAGAACTGACAATACTCTAGCTAGACCTTGGACTGTTCCTGGCTAGGTAGCGGGTGGATCTGAGATGTCAGATCTTAATAGGGATGTCACCTAATTAAAGATACCTTAACCAATTTGTCTACTACAATTCATATTTTTAACCTGCTAATCAATTGATTACATCTGCATACAAGAAAAATAGTTGTAAAAAAGCATACTTTGTTTTTTGATGATGCACAGCAAgcatcatcttagaagaggcatttcctccctttctctctcatacggtggggggggaagagaatgcctcttctaataTGGTGCCTACTATCAtcattttttaataaaattgTATTAAAAATAATCAAATTTTCAGCTCAGAACATAATTTGGACCCTTATCTCCAGCACGCTCCATTTATACTCTCTGCAGTGCCTTTCCACAATTGCTAGGTGGAGAAGGGATTAGATTCTTTCTAATAAGGTTTGGATACATTCCTTTACTATAATTCACAAAGAGACATAATGACAATACACATCTTAAGAAAGAGGACAAGGAGCTACTACAGTATTGGCTTCTACCTCCAAAGACAGAAGGAGAGGTCAATACAATGAATAGTTAGATACACAAGCTCTTTTTCAAAAATCATGTATTCCAAGTATCTTTATCCAGCTGTGAATATTTGTGCTCCTGAACACATTAACAGAATGTAATAGAGGCACTTACTCCTGCATAAGCCTCAAAGGGGCACTCAATAAAGCCTGCCTTGGCTGTATGGAGGCAGATTAACTATTTGTGGGAGAGTTATTAATTCAAGAGGATTATTTCCCATGCTTCCATTGTGTTTCCAGGGcagcattttaaaacagctggaaCTATTAGTCCCTCTCACCACAGGGTGAGCCAATGCTCATGGCCCTATTTGCAATGCATCTTTTCCTATTAAATATGGTCTCCACTTCAAGAGCTGCCCTCTATGCACCCTCCCATTCCACAGCTAAGACTTCATGGACCTGGTATCACCCTCATTCCGAAAACATCAAATGAGCAAATGGATTTCAACCCACTCACATTTCATATTCCTTCCTCCTCTCAGGATTGCTGACAATATCCCAGGCTGCCCGCAGTACCTTGAAAGCCTCCTCTGCCCGTGGATGCTTATTCTTGTCTGGGTGAACCTGTGTAACACCCATCCCATCCCAGAAATCAACAAGGTCAGAAGTTGTTTGTATTGGGGTGTTAATAGTATCTAGAATTTTCAGCCCTTCAGAAAAGTATAAAATACATGTTATCTCAGTCATCCTAACAGTCATCCTATAACATAGGCTAGCATTATCATCTACATACCCCATATGGATGATTCTGGGGCTTAAGCAGAACAGGAGTGGTAGAAACTTGAACAGGGACTTCCAGTTGATAATACCAGTATGTTTTGTGTTCAGAGAAGAGGAACATGCTTCCTCCAAGGTGGCCTCACCCCATCACAACAGGGAAGAAACAAGATACAGCTGCATGCTATCAAAAGCAGTTGCAATCACAAAGGAGGCCAGCCTGCCTAGTCAGTGAGACAGGGCAGCAGATCCCAGTGAAGGTGGGTCTGAACTCTTGGACCACTATGTGTCTGGCCATGGTCCCGCACCAGTACTGTACGCTACTGCAGTTCATTTGCCCTTTTTTCCCCTCATGTTGGGATGAGTGAAAGGGGGCAAAGAAGAGATCTGCATTCATCTTAAATGTTCAGGCTGGAATTTTCCAGCTCTAGAAACTAGATAATGCCTTAAGGTGTTAAGATTTCTAAATCAAGACAGGTTCAACCTGGCTTCCCAGCAGACTGTTGCTTGATACCCCAAGTAGAAAAACTGGCTTGAACAATCCAGTTGCTGACAGTGACAATGCTGGCCTGATAACCAAACGGACTAGCAAAACTATGTCCCTCCAAGTAATACAATAATTCCAAGGTCACTAGGGTGGGCAGTAATATACGAGATGAAGCTACACCTACAAGTGAGACACTGTTAAAGAACTGACTGAATAATAGCATctgaccctcccccccccactccacacAAACCCACATTAAGCAGTGGACTGTGCCAACCAGATACAGAGGTTCAGCCTATACTGCTGCACCTAGAGCAATACTAGCAGTAGCTTTGCAAATACATGTAGCAAACACAGCTGCATTTGCGAGTTGCAAACATTCACCAGCACAAAGCAATAGAGAAATATGAAGGCACCTCTCAAACTGAGGCTCTTTCCCCTCTGAGGTTCAAGAGGCCTCCTCCAATTCAAAAGGCATGTGCTCACCAGAACTGCCAAGTGTCGGTAGGCTCTCTTCAACTCAGCATCCGATGCCGTTGCCTCCAAGCCCAAGACCTGGAAAGGATTGAGCTCTTCTTCAGGAGTATGTGCCATAGCCAGCAAGCGTGCCACCTCTTCACCAGGCTGATATGGCCCAGGCCCACCAGGAGACCCATTGTAAGCAGTGTCCCCTGGCTGGCTGGTCCTTAATCCTTTGGGTATCCAAAGGACGGTGTGCCACTTAAGCAGCAGGCCTGCCACCCACTTGCAAGTCCTGCTTTCTTTAAAGAGGGCCCAAACTTGGGGCAGGTCAATGGCTGAGAGAAGCCAGGCTCCATGGCTGGTACGGGCCAATTGACCCAAGACACTGAACAGGGCTGCTTTGGAAACCCGCCAGCAGAGTCTCAGGCTACCCAGGAGAAGCATGAGCACCAGAAAGAGTACAGCACATAGCATCTTGAGCAGGTGATAAGCCACACTAACCCAGGAGCCCAGCTGCCGCGTCAGTTTCCTGCAGCCCAGCCTTGCATACTGGATCCAAGCCTGCATGCTAGTTCGGATGGTGTCTAGATCACGTGGGCTTAAGGAGCAGCAAGAGTACAATAGCTTTCCCCCAGCTTCCACACCCTCACCACACCTGTGGGTGACCTGCACAATGAGGCTGATAAAGAGTTTGAAGCAGGAGACACAGAATGAGGCCAACCCTTCCAGATGCTTGAGCAGTTCAGCTCGGATGTCATGGTGCCGCCCGCCATCACTCCTCTTTCTCGTCTGCCTGTATTTCCCCCCCGATAGTGCAAAACGCCCTTCACCCTTATCTTTAGCAGCGGAACGGTGTCTTTGCTGCCGGGCAACTTTTCTTCCTGCAGGAGCCCGAGTGCAGTCAGGAAGCTCCTCCTTGGACTTTGAAGCTGTGTCATCTTCAACATCTTCCTGGTCTTGTGGTAACTTTGATGTGTCCTTCTCCTTGGAGGCTGAAGGCCAGTGGTGGCAAGTGAAACCACACAAGTCATGCCCTTTCTCTGAATAAGTTGCAGAGAGATCAGAGGTTTCTCCTTGACAATGACAAGAGCCCGCTCCATTGCCAGGGGCATTGTAGCCAGTAAAGTGCAAGCCGCCATTATCTTGATCACACCTTCGA is from Rhineura floridana isolate rRhiFlo1 chromosome 3, rRhiFlo1.hap2, whole genome shotgun sequence and encodes:
- the DNAJC14 gene encoding dnaJ homolog subfamily C member 14 — translated: MEDIGSETGNLCECKPDCPDLARTLLGTGSPCVASECSFSDGMDAGSNMFIGGQISQECGSCKVCPRKEVLVLEATEACELAPEKTEILSGEEGVRETEIAWNRRCDQDNGGLHFTGYNAPGNGAGSCHCQGETSDLSATYSEKGHDLCGFTCHHWPSASKEKDTSKLPQDQEDVEDDTASKSKEELPDCTRAPAGRKVARQQRHRSAAKDKGEGRFALSGGKYRQTRKRSDGGRHHDIRAELLKHLEGLASFCVSCFKLFISLIVQVTHRCGEGVEAGGKLLYSCCSLSPRDLDTIRTSMQAWIQYARLGCRKLTRQLGSWVSVAYHLLKMLCAVLFLVLMLLLGSLRLCWRVSKAALFSVLGQLARTSHGAWLLSAIDLPQVWALFKESRTCKWVAGLLLKWHTVLWIPKGLRTSQPGDTAYNGSPGGPGPYQPGEEVARLLAMAHTPEEELNPFQVLGLEATASDAELKRAYRHLAVLVHPDKNKHPRAEEAFKVLRAAWDIVSNPERRKEYEIKRMAETELTKSMNEFLSKLQDDLKEAMNTMMCNKCQGKHKRFEMDRDALNARYCAECSKLHAAEEGDFWAESSMLGLKITYFAMMDGKVYDITEWAGCQRVGISPDTHRVPYHISFGSRGSGGRQRAASDGSPASAAELQDFFNRIFQGNPGQMPNGNFFSTPQPPSAGGVPTPPAPSSKVDSTSQKGDSKQKRRKKVRRPFQR